A genome region from Bradyrhizobium commune includes the following:
- the sseA gene encoding 3-mercaptopyruvate sulfurtransferase: MTTDPLVSTEWLAAHINDSNVKVLDASFKLPGVLPLPKDDYLAAHLPGAVFFDVDAVSDHSNPLPHMYPSAEQFGRDVGNLGISNADTVVLYDAGGWVAAPRAWWMFLAFGHGNVRILNGGLKKWRVEGRAVESGEVKPKPQTFRASYDAKRVRSIEQMIANVGTKAEQVIDARAAERFEGRAPEPRAGIRAGHIPGARNVPYNLLFDAATGTMKPLEDLRAAFANAGVKLDAPIVTSCGSGVSAGVLTLALYRLGVTDTALYDGSWSEWGQEKGPPIATGPA, translated from the coding sequence ATGACCACCGATCCCCTCGTCTCCACCGAATGGCTCGCCGCCCACATCAACGATTCCAACGTCAAGGTGCTCGACGCCAGCTTCAAGCTGCCGGGCGTGCTGCCGCTGCCGAAGGACGACTATCTCGCCGCGCATCTGCCGGGTGCCGTGTTCTTCGACGTCGATGCGGTGTCGGATCATTCCAACCCGCTGCCGCACATGTATCCGAGCGCCGAGCAGTTCGGCCGCGACGTCGGCAATCTCGGCATCTCCAATGCCGACACTGTCGTGCTCTACGATGCCGGTGGCTGGGTCGCCGCTCCCCGCGCGTGGTGGATGTTCCTGGCTTTCGGCCACGGCAACGTGCGCATCCTCAATGGCGGGTTGAAGAAATGGCGCGTCGAAGGGCGCGCCGTCGAGAGTGGGGAGGTGAAGCCGAAGCCGCAGACCTTCAGGGCGAGCTATGATGCGAAGCGGGTACGCAGCATCGAGCAGATGATCGCCAATGTCGGTACGAAGGCCGAGCAGGTGATCGACGCGCGCGCCGCCGAGCGTTTCGAAGGCCGTGCCCCGGAGCCGCGTGCGGGCATCCGCGCGGGCCACATTCCCGGCGCGCGCAACGTGCCTTACAATCTCCTGTTCGATGCCGCGACCGGCACGATGAAGCCGCTCGAGGATTTGCGCGCCGCCTTCGCGAACGCCGGCGTCAAGCTCGATGCGCCGATCGTCACCAGCTGTGGCTCCGGCGTCTCCGCCGGCGTGCTGACGCTCGCGCTGTATCGCTTGGGCGTCACCGACACCGCGCTCTATGACGGCTCGTGGTCGGAATGGGGTCAGGAAAAAGGTCCGCCGATCGCGACCGGGCCGGCGTGA
- a CDS encoding GlsB/YeaQ/YmgE family stress response membrane protein, with protein sequence MGILAALIIGAIAGWLAGKIVHGAGFGLIGNMVVGIIGALVASWVLPQLGIALATGTLGSIVDATVGAVIVLVILSLIKRV encoded by the coding sequence ATGGGAATTCTCGCAGCACTGATTATCGGCGCGATCGCCGGCTGGCTTGCCGGCAAGATTGTCCACGGGGCGGGATTTGGGCTGATCGGCAACATGGTCGTCGGCATCATCGGTGCACTGGTCGCGAGCTGGGTGCTGCCGCAGCTCGGCATTGCGCTCGCCACGGGCACGCTGGGCTCCATCGTGGATGCCACGGTTGGCGCGGTGATTGTGCTTGTCATCCTTTCGCTGATAAAACGGGTCTGA
- a CDS encoding AAA family ATPase — MKFTGTKDYVATDDLKVAVNASIVLERPLLIKGEPGTGKTVLAEEVAKALNAPLLTWHIKSTTKAQQGLYEYDAVSRLRDSQLGDARVSDIKNYIKRGKLWDAFTAEQRPVLLIDEIDKADIEFPNDLLLELDRMEFHVYETGETIKAKQRPIMMITSNNEKELPDAFLRRCFFHYIKFPDADTMGRIVDVHFPGIKKRLVEEALRIFFEVREVPGLKKKPSTSELLDWLKLLLNEDMSVEQLRERDPRKLIPPLHGALLKNEQDVHLFERLAFLSRREV, encoded by the coding sequence ATGAAATTTACCGGCACCAAGGACTATGTTGCGACCGACGATCTCAAGGTCGCCGTCAATGCCTCGATCGTGCTGGAGCGCCCGCTCCTCATCAAGGGTGAGCCCGGCACCGGCAAGACCGTGCTTGCCGAGGAAGTGGCGAAGGCGCTGAACGCGCCCCTTTTGACCTGGCACATCAAGTCGACCACCAAGGCGCAACAGGGCCTCTACGAATACGACGCGGTGTCGCGACTGCGCGACAGCCAGCTCGGCGATGCTCGCGTGTCCGACATCAAGAACTACATCAAGCGCGGCAAGCTGTGGGACGCCTTCACCGCCGAGCAGCGCCCGGTGCTGCTGATCGACGAGATCGACAAGGCTGACATCGAATTCCCGAATGACCTGCTGCTCGAGCTCGACCGCATGGAATTCCATGTCTACGAGACCGGCGAGACGATCAAGGCCAAGCAGCGCCCGATCATGATGATCACCTCCAACAACGAGAAGGAGCTGCCCGACGCTTTTCTCCGCCGCTGCTTCTTCCACTACATCAAGTTCCCCGATGCCGACACGATGGGCCGGATCGTCGACGTCCACTTCCCCGGCATCAAGAAGCGCCTGGTCGAGGAAGCGCTGCGGATCTTCTTCGAGGTGCGCGAAGTGCCTGGCCTGAAGAAGAAGCCCTCGACCTCGGAGCTGCTCGACTGGCTCAAGCTGCTGCTCAACGAGGACATGAGCGTCGAACAGCTGCGCGAGCGCGACCCGCGCAAACTGATCCCGCCGCTGCACGGCGCGCTGCTCAAGAACGAGCAGGACGTGCATCTGTTCGAGCGGCTGGCGTTCTTGAGTCGGCGGGAAGTGTAG
- a CDS encoding rhodanese-like domain-containing protein: protein MPQNITRGIKALIDEANAEIETLTAKDAIEISKNGDVVIVDIRDPREIERDGRIPGAFACTRGMLEFWIDPQSPYAKPVFQEDKKFVFHCAGGLRSALAAKTAQDMGLKPVAHIAGGYAAWRDAGGPVEQWEPKKKG from the coding sequence ATGCCCCAAAACATCACCCGCGGCATCAAGGCGCTGATCGACGAGGCCAATGCCGAGATCGAGACGCTCACCGCCAAGGACGCCATCGAGATCTCCAAGAACGGCGACGTCGTCATTGTCGACATCCGCGACCCCCGCGAGATCGAGCGCGACGGCCGCATCCCAGGCGCGTTCGCCTGCACCCGCGGCATGCTCGAATTCTGGATCGATCCGCAGAGCCCCTACGCCAAGCCGGTGTTCCAGGAAGACAAGAAATTCGTGTTCCACTGCGCCGGCGGATTGCGCTCCGCGCTCGCGGCCAAGACCGCGCAGGACATGGGCTTAAAACCCGTCGCCCACATCGCCGGCGGCTACGCCGCCTGGCGCGATGCCGGCGGCCCTGTGGAGCAGTGGGAGCCGAAGAAGAAGGGGTAA
- a CDS encoding vWA domain-containing protein — translation MFLQFFTSLRDAQVPVTLREYLTLMEALDADLADYTVENFYYLSRTSLVKDERNLDKFDRVFGTVFKGLESLLDAMDKAEIPEEWLKKLAEKYLTEEEKKQIEAMGWDKLMETLKKRLEEQKGRHQGGSKWIGTAGTSPFGAHGYNPEGVRIGQEKNRNNRAVKVWDKREFKDLDGNVELGIRNIKVALRRLRKFARTGAPDELDLDNTIRETANHGYLDVVMRPERRNAVKLLVFFDIGGSMDSHIEQVEELFSAAKSEFKHMEYFYFHNCLYEGVWKQNKRRFTDRTPTWDVLHKYPHDYKVVFVGDASMSPYEIMVPGGSVEHVNEEPGSIWLDRIIRTYPHTVWLNPVQQKHWDYSESTTIIKRIFANRMYPITIEGLENAMKELTH, via the coding sequence ATGTTCCTGCAATTCTTTACTTCTCTGCGCGATGCGCAGGTCCCCGTGACGCTGCGCGAATACCTCACGCTGATGGAGGCGCTCGACGCTGACCTCGCGGACTACACGGTCGAGAACTTCTATTATTTGTCGCGCACCTCGCTGGTGAAGGACGAGCGCAACCTCGACAAGTTCGACCGCGTCTTCGGCACCGTGTTCAAGGGGCTGGAAAGCCTGCTCGATGCCATGGACAAGGCGGAGATCCCCGAGGAGTGGCTGAAGAAGCTCGCCGAGAAATACCTGACGGAAGAAGAGAAGAAGCAGATCGAGGCCATGGGCTGGGACAAGCTCATGGAGACCCTGAAGAAGCGCCTCGAGGAGCAGAAGGGCCGGCACCAGGGTGGCTCGAAATGGATCGGCACCGCCGGCACCTCGCCGTTCGGCGCACACGGCTACAATCCCGAAGGCGTCCGCATCGGCCAGGAGAAGAACCGCAACAACCGCGCCGTGAAGGTGTGGGACAAGCGCGAGTTCAAGGATCTCGACGGCAATGTCGAGCTCGGCATCCGCAACATCAAGGTGGCGCTGCGCCGCCTGCGCAAGTTCGCGCGCACCGGCGCGCCGGACGAGCTCGATCTCGACAACACGATCCGCGAGACCGCCAATCACGGCTATCTCGATGTGGTGATGCGGCCCGAGCGCCGCAATGCGGTGAAGCTCCTGGTGTTCTTCGACATCGGCGGCTCCATGGATTCGCATATCGAGCAGGTCGAGGAGCTGTTCTCGGCGGCGAAGAGCGAGTTCAAGCACATGGAGTATTTCTACTTCCACAACTGCCTCTATGAGGGCGTGTGGAAGCAGAACAAGCGCCGCTTCACCGACCGCACGCCGACCTGGGACGTGCTGCACAAATACCCGCACGACTACAAGGTCGTGTTCGTCGGCGACGCCTCGATGTCGCCCTACGAGATCATGGTGCCCGGCGGCTCGGTCGAGCATGTCAACGAGGAGCCCGGCTCGATCTGGCTCGACCGCATCATCCGCACCTATCCGCATACGGTGTGGCTGAACCCCGTGCAGCAGAAGCATTGGGACTATTCGGAATCGACCACCATCATCAAACGGATCTTCGCGAACCGCATGTACCCGATCACGATCGAGGGGTTGGAAAATGCGATGAAGGAATTGACGCACTAG
- a CDS encoding D-2-hydroxyacid dehydrogenase family protein encodes MSRLRCAILDDYFDLALDVADWPKLSDRVDVTVFSHSFASEQAAASALADFEIVCAMRERTAFPKSLFDKLPKLKLLLTSGMRNASIDMEAAKARGVSIGGTQYSRDPTAPLTMGLILELTRGIGRENARMHAGEPWQTFAGVEIEGMTLGIVGLGKLGSKMAGIAKAFGMNVIAWSPNLTPEKCAAAGVGYASKEELFARADIVTIHVVLSERSRGLVGREDLARMEPTAFLVNTARGPIVDEQALLEALQQKKIAGAGIDVFSVEPLPVDHPFRKLDNLVLTPHLGYATEDGLRIHYTQMVDAIDVWTKGNELPRKLA; translated from the coding sequence ATGTCGCGGCTGCGCTGTGCAATTCTCGACGACTATTTTGATCTCGCCCTCGATGTCGCCGACTGGCCGAAACTTTCCGATCGCGTCGACGTCACCGTGTTCAGCCATTCCTTTGCCTCCGAACAGGCCGCAGCGAGCGCGCTGGCCGATTTCGAGATCGTCTGCGCGATGCGCGAACGCACCGCGTTCCCCAAGAGCCTGTTCGACAAGCTGCCGAAGCTGAAGCTGCTGCTCACCTCAGGCATGCGCAACGCGTCGATCGACATGGAGGCCGCGAAGGCACGCGGCGTCTCCATCGGCGGCACGCAATATTCCCGCGACCCGACCGCGCCCCTCACCATGGGCCTGATCCTGGAACTGACCCGCGGCATCGGCCGCGAGAACGCGCGGATGCATGCCGGCGAGCCCTGGCAGACCTTTGCCGGCGTCGAGATCGAGGGAATGACGCTCGGCATCGTCGGGCTCGGCAAGCTCGGCAGCAAGATGGCGGGCATTGCCAAAGCGTTCGGTATGAACGTGATCGCCTGGAGCCCGAACCTGACGCCGGAGAAGTGCGCCGCGGCGGGCGTCGGCTACGCCAGCAAGGAGGAGCTGTTCGCCAGGGCCGACATCGTCACCATCCATGTGGTGCTGAGCGAACGGTCCCGCGGGCTGGTCGGCCGCGAAGACCTCGCGCGGATGGAGCCGACCGCCTTCCTGGTCAACACCGCGCGGGGGCCGATCGTCGATGAGCAGGCGCTGCTCGAAGCGTTGCAGCAGAAGAAGATCGCCGGCGCCGGCATCGATGTGTTCTCGGTCGAGCCGCTGCCGGTCGACCATCCCTTCCGCAAGCTCGACAATCTCGTGCTGACGCCGCATCTCGGCTACGCGACCGAGGACGGATTGCGGATCCATTACACCCAGATGGTCGATGCGATCGACGTTTGGACCAAGGGCAATGAGCTGCCGCGGAAGCTCGCATAA
- a CDS encoding GMC family oxidoreductase, translating into MDRFDYVIIGAGSAGCILTSRLSEDPGTSVCVLEAGPSDWHPYIHLPAGFIKTFHMKSINWAYQQEVGPYTGGRSIYAPRGKTLGGSSSINGHIYNRGQRMDFDTWAQMGNRGWGYADVLPYFKRLEKRVGEGDNTFRGRDGNLTVTTMEWRDPLCEAFMEGAVSLGIPRNPDYNGKTQEGVSYCQRTINNGLRVSGSTAFLKPAMKRPNVHVHTHAHATEIIFEGKRAVGVRYMKGGRGGTPLEVRANKEVILSGGTYNSPQLLQLSGIGSPDLLGAHGIAVRHALPVGEGLQDHYAPRTVARVKDIQTINQLRRGWHLWVEALKWATARRGLLSLSPTMVYCFWHSGESADSSDLQLTFTPASYKEGVQGQLEDEPGMTVASWQQRPESRGYVRIRSSDPFAPPIIQTNYLDAELDRRVIVGGMKLARRLLKSAPLSPYYAYEDFPGPNINTDDEFLAAATERGTTTFHPGCTCRMGPADSTWAVVDDQLRVHGLEGLRVIDASVMPRMISANLNASTMMIADRASDLIRGKQPMEAARVPDAAVA; encoded by the coding sequence ATGGATAGATTTGACTATGTGATTATCGGCGCGGGCTCCGCCGGTTGTATCCTCACCAGCCGGCTCAGCGAAGATCCCGGTACCAGCGTCTGCGTGCTCGAAGCGGGTCCGAGCGACTGGCATCCCTACATCCATCTGCCGGCGGGGTTCATCAAGACCTTCCACATGAAGAGCATCAACTGGGCCTACCAGCAGGAGGTCGGGCCCTATACCGGCGGGCGCAGCATCTATGCGCCGCGCGGCAAGACGCTCGGCGGGTCGTCCTCGATCAACGGCCACATCTACAACCGCGGCCAGCGGATGGATTTCGACACCTGGGCGCAGATGGGCAATCGCGGCTGGGGCTATGCCGATGTGCTGCCCTACTTCAAGCGATTGGAGAAGCGGGTCGGCGAGGGCGACAACACTTTTCGTGGGCGCGACGGCAACCTCACCGTCACCACCATGGAATGGCGCGATCCGCTCTGCGAAGCTTTCATGGAAGGCGCCGTGAGCCTCGGCATTCCCCGCAACCCCGACTACAACGGCAAGACCCAGGAGGGCGTCTCCTACTGCCAGCGCACCATCAACAATGGCCTGCGCGTCTCCGGCTCGACCGCGTTCCTGAAGCCCGCGATGAAGCGCCCGAACGTGCATGTGCACACCCATGCGCACGCGACCGAGATCATCTTCGAGGGCAAGCGCGCCGTCGGCGTGCGCTACATGAAGGGTGGCCGCGGCGGCACGCCGTTGGAAGTCCGCGCCAACAAGGAAGTGATCCTGTCCGGCGGCACCTATAATTCGCCGCAGCTGCTCCAGCTCTCCGGCATCGGCTCGCCCGATCTGCTCGGCGCCCACGGCATCGCCGTGCGTCATGCGCTCCCCGTCGGCGAAGGCCTCCAGGACCACTACGCCCCACGCACGGTGGCGCGCGTGAAAGACATCCAGACCATCAACCAGCTCCGCCGCGGTTGGCATCTCTGGGTCGAGGCGCTGAAATGGGCGACCGCGCGCCGCGGCCTGCTCTCGCTGTCGCCGACCATGGTCTATTGCTTCTGGCACTCCGGCGAGAGCGCCGACAGCTCCGACCTCCAGCTCACCTTCACGCCGGCGAGCTACAAGGAGGGCGTGCAGGGCCAGCTCGAGGACGAGCCCGGCATGACGGTCGCCTCCTGGCAGCAGCGCCCCGAGAGCCGCGGCTATGTCCGCATCCGCTCCTCCGATCCGTTCGCGCCGCCGATCATCCAGACCAATTATCTCGACGCCGAGCTCGACCGCCGCGTCATCGTCGGCGGCATGAAGCTCGCGCGCAGGCTTTTGAAGAGCGCGCCGCTGTCGCCCTATTATGCCTACGAGGATTTCCCCGGTCCCAACATCAACACCGACGACGAATTCCTCGCCGCCGCCACCGAGCGCGGCACCACCACCTTCCACCCCGGTTGCACCTGCCGCATGGGCCCGGCAGATTCGACCTGGGCCGTGGTCGACGACCAGCTCCGCGTCCACGGGCTGGAGGGCCTCCGTGTCATCGACGCCTCGGTGATGCCGCGCATGATCTCGGCAAATCTGAACGCCTCCACCATGATGATCGCCGACCGCGCCTCGGACCTCATCCGCGGCAAGCAGCCGATGGAAGCCGCGCGCGTTCCGGATGCGGCGGTGGCGTGA
- a CDS encoding L,D-transpeptidase family protein: protein MIKHFLTICAAATVAAAGTSLAQAQSYPVQQAPSYGAPAEYRPGDRAPNFDALEDDDDAMPQASLPPPGQDPRYQDPRYGRPPGAPVYSAAPPQGPVMSPDDPRYGRPAGAPPVYSAAPPQGPVMSPDDPRYGRPAGAPPVVYADRPAQAPGSDGMRPPEAVGGPAATGAVSQPPAVGADGRPISIAALPPEEQPDAAPAQLAPNLRRQEVSLATKEPAGTIIVDTPNTYLYYVLGNGRAIRYGVRVGRDGFTWTGVQKITRKAEWPDWHPPAEMIERQPYLPRFMAGGPGNPLGARAMYLGSTVYRIHGTNQPSTIGKFVSSGCIGMLNDDVSDLFERTKVGTRVVVMPGNPPPGTATASAAPAPAPMAAQAGPVPGTQPTVVPPLPAPVTVR from the coding sequence ATGATCAAACACTTTCTGACGATATGCGCTGCCGCAACAGTCGCTGCGGCGGGAACCTCGCTCGCACAGGCCCAGTCCTATCCGGTGCAACAGGCGCCGAGCTATGGTGCTCCGGCCGAATATCGCCCCGGCGACCGCGCCCCGAATTTCGACGCGCTGGAAGATGACGACGACGCGATGCCGCAGGCATCGCTGCCGCCGCCCGGCCAAGACCCCCGCTATCAAGACCCGCGCTATGGCCGCCCGCCCGGCGCGCCGGTTTATTCCGCTGCCCCGCCGCAAGGTCCGGTAATGTCGCCGGATGATCCGCGTTATGGTCGCCCCGCTGGCGCTCCGCCGGTCTATTCTGCGGCACCGCCGCAGGGTCCGGTGATGTCGCCCGACGATCCCCGCTACGGCCGCCCGGCCGGCGCGCCGCCGGTCGTCTATGCCGACCGTCCGGCCCAGGCGCCGGGCAGCGACGGCATGCGTCCGCCCGAAGCGGTCGGCGGTCCGGCCGCGACCGGAGCAGTCTCGCAGCCGCCCGCCGTCGGCGCCGATGGCCGGCCGATATCGATCGCCGCGCTGCCGCCCGAGGAGCAGCCTGACGCCGCCCCGGCGCAGCTGGCACCGAACCTGCGCCGCCAGGAAGTGTCGCTCGCGACCAAGGAGCCGGCCGGCACCATCATCGTCGATACCCCGAACACCTATCTCTATTACGTGCTCGGCAATGGCCGCGCGATCCGCTACGGCGTCCGCGTCGGCCGCGACGGTTTCACCTGGACCGGCGTGCAGAAGATCACCCGCAAAGCCGAGTGGCCGGATTGGCATCCGCCGGCGGAAATGATCGAGCGCCAGCCCTATCTGCCGCGCTTCATGGCCGGCGGTCCCGGCAATCCGCTTGGCGCGCGCGCGATGTATCTCGGCTCGACCGTGTACCGCATCCACGGCACCAATCAGCCCTCGACGATCGGCAAGTTCGTCTCGTCCGGCTGCATCGGCATGCTGAACGATGACGTCTCGGATCTGTTCGAACGCACCAAGGTCGGCACCCGCGTGGTGGTGATGCCGGGCAATCCGCCGCCGGGTACGGCGACAGCATCGGCCGCGCCGGCGCCGGCTCCGATGGCGGCCCAGGCCGGCCCGGTCCCGGGGACCCAGCCGACGGTGGTGCCGCCGCTGCCCGCGCCGGTCACCGTGCGTTAA